The nucleotide window TATATATGAATCGTCATTCATCATGTCTTTTGTCATTTGCTATTCCTCAATCCTTCTCTGtaatttaaaaaaattggcaGAACAACTTGAGCATTCGGTGTTTCTTATATCACAACTCTATAATGAAACTAACAAGTGTAGaataaaaacaataaaaaacaagGGGTCCACAAGCAACTATGACCGACAGGCTAACTCAATTACAAATATGTCTCGACCAGATGATGGAACAGTTCTGCGCAACATTGAATTATATTGACAAAAATCATGATTTCATGCCTGTTGATGAATCTGAGGCTAAAATGGCAGACAAACATGCTGTAGTGGCTCCCCCAGAGGAGTTTTCAAACACTATTGATGAGCTATCAACAGATATAATACTTAAAACGAGGCAGATTATGAAACTTATTGATTCCTTGCCTGGGGTCGATGTTTCTGCTGAAGAACAGATGCACAAGATTGATGTATTACAAAAAGAGCTTGTAAAGGTGGAAGACCAAAAGATAGAAGCcatcaaagagaaagatAAACTACAGAAAGATGTAAGTGAAATGATAAAGTTTTTCGCTGGTGGAATTGCTGAATCTAGAGAAGCTCTTGTATCGACAGCCACAAAGGACTCTTTGCAAATTGGTGGCAACGCTTAAAAAGAAATTATGATCATTCATATATAACGGTTGTGATACCTTCTTTCTCAATAATAGATCACAAAAATAATATAGCAGCATATGCATAAGAAAATTAAAGGATGCAAATGATAACTCATCGTAAAAGTTTGGAAGACTGAAAGCAGTCCCATGAAAAGACTCGGCATATACTGAACTATTTCTACATTGTCATGGGGTGATTTCAATAGCGGATAGAAGTGCAAAAACCATCCTATAGAGCAAGTAATGCCGAAATcttgatatattttgcGATTCATGGATTCTTGGttatttgatgaatctTTCCAAGGGTTATATCTCCAAGCTTgaattatttcaaaaatcccAAATACCaataaagatatcaatGACGAACACCAAATACTGTCAACATATCTATCACGAGAGATATAAACAGGCCATGTTTCTGGTTTGATTGGTCCTTCTTGTTTATAGTTTTTCTCATAATAGTTATACTTATAttgtttcttcaacaattcaACTATCAGCTTAAAATACTTGAAAAGCTCTTTTGTTTCACCAAAATACGTAGTGCATTCGGTGCTACGAGATGGATCCGGCTTGACTTGATCAATTTGGAAGAGCGCCCTATTCATCGTTGCATGTTCGAGACACAGCACTTCCTGCTGATTGAACCCCCAATCTGGCAACCTTATATCATGAGCTATCATTTGACATTTATGACCCTCATTAGTAAATCTTAGAATAGCATTTAAAGGTTCAATTGGGTCCCTCACTGCACCGTTTATTGCATTGATGAGCCAGGTTTCATCAGAGTCACCAACATAATCATAGCCTCCCGTGCACGATACTTCAAGGTCATATTCTTGCTCAGTTACCGGTGGCTTAGCAGATGACGCTCTTAAGAGTAGACCAGTTGAGCGATGTCTTAATTTTATTTTGGCCATATCGTGTACAATACGAAATCTGGGACCAATGTTGAGGGCTGGATTACTGTGTTCAATAAtccattcattttcatgatCATATTCTAACTGTATTAGTGTTACTTGCTGTTCTTGAGAACCACCTTTATAGGTGAAATTGTGCGAATGCAAATAGCCACCGAGCGAATCCAAATGGCGCAAAGTAATAACTGAACCGTAATACAAATGTTTAGGATAATCGTGAGGTCCTCTTAAGAACGTTTTAAACTCACGCGACATGTAAGAAGAGAACTCAGGACTGTCATTGCGCCAACTGTTTAACTCGTAAACGTAACACGACGTAAATATAGCGAAAGGTATAAGCCccaggaagaaaaatttgtaaacGGCATAACATGCCAATTGACAGGTCGTCATATTCACATCACCCATGACATTCCAAAAGTTGATGAGCACTAAAGTGATGATCCAAATCCATGTGAACAAGCCAATGAACTTTGTAGACATAGCAAGGCCAAGCGAAATACCTAAACCTGCCAAATGACAAATCCATGAACGACTTAGGTTCTTTGAGCACTTGACGTTTTgccagaaaagaaaagacatGGCAAAAAACAACCATTGCAATGTCTCGAGAGTTACTGACGATGCTTCTGATCTGAAAAGAGGAAGGTACGCGATACTAAAAACACCAAAAAGAGCTAGAATACGACTTGTATTTGTTCTTCTCAAGACCCAATAAAATAGCGAAAGAGTGGCAGAAGCAAAATAGAGTGAAATCATTCTCATATCTTGCACCtcataagaaaaaaatgagtaTAACAGAAACCCAAATGGTGGCAGAGGTCCTAAGTAGAACTTGTTCTGTTTATAGTAACCAATTGCATCGTATAATTCTGTTTCACGGTCCGTAAGGCCCTGCCTCTGAAGATCCGAATGATAGCTTATCACATATGCACTAAATCCCACTGCAATTGAGAGTCCCAGTGCTATATCAACGACATCAAGTCGTCCAACTCGCTTAATCCAGTATATATTCGCTGGCTCATACTTTCTAAATGGCCCATCTAGCTCCGATGACCTTTTATCAAGTTCTTGAGCTTCCCCGGAGTAATGTTTGGACATCCCAACTTGCCTAAATCAGTTTTATTTGTCTTGACGTGACTTTTTCACTCAAGAGAATAGTTGGCAAATAGCTTCAATTTCGTAACTTCTCGCGAGTCGCATTGCAGAACGTCCCCAAAtactatttggaaagaatgttttcttcggcgttgtcgatagtaacttggtttgacattgatgatgatactatgatattcaattatagagatatataattccttggttttctatatcatgaattgagataaaactaattgaacttggattaatatctggaaaatacgtgagtatttatacctagcatttcgcacctattaaaccataagagaggacgacgagtgaagaattttcatcgtcatcacaccatttctagtcccatagaatccacagtacaactgttatttcttgttccatgccatagactccttcgtagtcagactcctgagttgtaaacgtctcgcgatagattatcatccgatatctttccggtatcgattgacattctgttagggcttcatctgacttcgttaatttgttttacggaccaattgtcttatttctgatgcttataagtcatctcttaaaatatcttacaatatcgatttatatttcaacaaatacaatgttgaaaagaactCTCGTGATGATGCAAACGATCAAATATCAGAGATAGTGACGCTCTGGTCCAAATTTAAAGACTAAGCTGTGGGAACCATCACTTCCCCGCCAGGCACGTGACTTTCGCAGTAGCTCTCTTTTGTGGATGTAGCTTACGACAAAATGCCAGGCATTCCAGCACAAGGGCCCGCAACACACCCATATATAAACATTCGGGTCATTTTCACCAACTCTTGCTGAAATTACGCCACTCTGGACAGTATATGCTCACTACAGATATCTAAGTGTAGTCGATAAAAACACCTTTACGTTTACTATTTCTTGTATGTCCTAATAGTGTAGTGGCTATCACGTTGCCTTCACACGGCAAAGGTCCTGAGTTCGAACCTCAGTTAGAACATTGTTTTTTCACTTCCTGACGTGCCTGCACCACCATGACGCAAAATACAATTTCGAGGTCTCAAAGGCACTGTGAGCTGtaccttcttcttcacaGGACTGAGGCGACATCGAATGCTGGCATGCCCTCATGATTTACATCCCGACAGCACAGAGTGTCGTTGAAGCTTGGTAAGCACGAGGGAGAAAGAGAACAGTTTAATAATGTAGGTCATATTCCTATGTGGTCTGACAAACGCATAGTTAATTATGACTAATGCATAAGAAAAGGAAGTGTGTTTACTTTTCTAGAAGACAAGAGCTGACTTTTTACTTGCAGAAGAACAATAAAAGGACAACATCTGGGGTGCGTATCACGTAAGACCCTTATGCCTGGAAGAAAGCAGGGAGCTAAACTTAGAAGTCACAGTAGTTATTGTTGTCGAGAAGATAGAGTTGCATAAGCTTTCTCCAGTGCTGCAAACTGTATTGTTCTCTGAGAGTGTTGATAGGGGTTTGTGCTGACAAAACTCGCATCTGCGAGAGCGTGTGCGgctgaaaatgaaaagtcAAGAACCctccaaaagaaaaattactAATTTTTAATAAGCAGTAAGGCCCCCTGAAAGGCTGGAGAACTGGTATAAATGGTGGCACCCCTGACCAGTTGCTTCCAACATTTTGATTGTGGTTCCGTTGGAGTATTACTATCGAAGTAAACAAAACAAACAGAAGAAATAAGTGCAAGCAATATTATGTCGAGCAAGCCAGTTGTAGCAATCGTTGGTCCTAATGGACTTTTGGGAAAGCCAGTCATTGACGCTTTCACCTCGGAGAAGTTTAGCAAGAACTTTGAGTTGCCAATTAGAGTTGTGTCGAGAAAGGCTTCAGGTGAAGCTACgaatttgataaagcaCTACCAAGCTGCAGATGTGGAGTCATACAAGAAAGCGTTTGAGGGTGCAGATGTTGTTATTTCCTTGTTGGGGGGGCCTAGTGATGAAATTCTGGAGGCTGTTATTGCAGCTAAGCCAGGCCTATACATTCCATCTCAATTCGGAACAGATCTCACTAAACCAATGTACCTTCCACTCCTTGACGGCAAAGTAAAGCATTCGGAAGCAGCAAGAAAAGCTGGCCTCAAAGTTGTGGATGTCTACACAGGCCTTTTCTCTGCCAAAGGTTCCTTTTTGCATGAAATTGTGGGTCACGTAGGTGCTGATCCTAAGACTGGAAAGGTCACATATATTAGTGATCCTGAGGCCAAATTCAACTACACAACTTTGGAAGATGCAGGAAACACTTTGGCTGTCTTGGCTTCTATGAAGCCTTCCTCTATTCCAGATACTGTTAGAGTCTATTCCGGACTTACAACCCAGAAAGCGGTGGTTAAAGTGTATGAGGAAACACATGGCGTTATCTTTGAACCCTCCATCATTTCTCTGGAAGAAGGTGTCGCAAAATTGCACGaggatttcaagaaaaatgacCCCAATATgttcttccttttcctCCAGGTCATTGCGGCTGCTGGTGACGGCAAGGGACTGGTCTTTTTGACTGACAACGATAGGGAGTTTGTCAACCCTCATGAATCACTGTTCAAATGGGGTAAATTCTGAATGAGATGAGGACATTTGATTTTAAGTGATGaataattttattttctcaCTTTATAAGAACTCTCTCTATATTGCGTATGTAGCGTTTTCACATTCTCAAATAACTGATAGGTTTTGATATCTAGCAATGAATGGTCAGTGCGGCCTATCTCACTGTTTATTCCTGCGTATATTTTTATGGTTGAGTGTTGCTTCTTGTTGGTTTCTCCATGTTGAGGTGTTATATCTTGGTTATGCAGTTGTCTAGCGGTAGCACCGACATGATACATCTGTATTGGTGTTCTGCTTTCGTTTTTCGTTCAACAAAAACCATTGAATAATATTTAGATAATCAAAAGTCACCACCTTTAGAATGAAAGATCGCTCGTCAGAATGACAGTATGTGTCATTTATCATATTGCTCTTTTTTAGATTCACAACATTCCAAAATGCGATGACTCGATTTGCCTAACCTGAAGCTATTTCAGGACTCAAAAGTAACTCTCGCTCGATATGAATCCAGGGATACTTTAGATGCTTTGATATGAGCCGTGAGACAGGTTTTTGTGGTACATGTCGATTGGCGACAGAAACCACTGGttcaaggaaaaagaagacaAGCGGCACAGTTTTCTCTTGAATTGCGCAAAGCTCAAAGCTAGCTGAATTGTATTCTAAGTATCTTTATTTCTTCATGTGCTAATTTATACACAATTACTAATATATCAGATTGACAATTCGCAACTTCAAAAGCCACAGTAACGCTGAAATACGACTTCAACagagaaacaaaaaaagtgtTGAAGGTGAGAATCATTGCCTGACAACGGTTTACGCAAGTCACCTTTCCGCATATTTATGTAGCACTTTTGAGTAGTTAACCATGATGTTTTGTTAAAACACTTACACATTCAATATGGAGTGTTGTTTCAAAGTGTGGAGAACCCCCCATTTAGACCTTTTCAACACTATGGAGTTCAACAGGAGCAACAGACGTTTCACTAGCAGAACCACCGCTGCAGTCACTACTTTCTGCCTCCAATTTTGACAAATAAAATCTTCTTTCGGCCGCAAAATCATCAACTTCAACCCAGTGTTCATAGAAatgtgaaaaatcaaagtaGGATACACCCTCAGGCATACCAGGAACAGGCCAATAGTAGCAGAGAATCGAATAAATGATAAATGATACAAGCCAGCCAACGAAATAATTTAAACGGAAAAGATTCATAGCCCCAACGGGAACATATCCTCCACCCACAGAACCAATGAACCCTGGGAAATTTGGAACCATACCTAACAGATAAGCAACTACAGCTCTCCAATTAGTACCATAACGGTTTCCATACATATAGAAAGAATTAGGGTGATTGGAATAGCAGTGCTGGAGATCAACGAGACCTTTCCTAACAACAAAATAATCTGCTGCAACGACACCTGCAATTGAAGACAAGAATACCGCATAGGCAGAGAGTGCAGAGgtgaattttgatgatgacgCCATCAGGTTCCAGGGGCATATGACCAAAGAGATAATAGCACATATATAAGACCCACGTCTAatgttgataaattttggCAACAAAGCTGTCATATCTGTACCTGCAGATATGGAATTTGAGGAAACATTCGTCCCTAATTGCCCAATTGCGAATGCAAAGGAAATTAAAAATACTCCCGCACGATTACCAGCAGTGAAATGCTCCAAA belongs to Zygotorulaspora mrakii chromosome 1, complete sequence and includes:
- the SRB7 gene encoding Srb7p (similar to Saccharomyces cerevisiae SRB7 (YDR308C); ancestral locus Anc_5.329) — its product is MTDRLTQLQICLDQMMEQFCATLNYIDKNHDFMPVDESEAKMADKHAVVAPPEEFSNTIDELSTDIILKTRQIMKLIDSLPGVDVSAEEQMHKIDVLQKELVKVEDQKIEAIKEKDKLQKDVSEMIKFFAGGIAESREALVSTATKDSLQIGGNA
- the PMT7 gene encoding putative dolichyl-phosphate-mannose--protein mannosyltransferase (similar to Saccharomyces cerevisiae YDR307W; ancestral locus Anc_5.328), with the translated sequence MSKHYSGEAQELDKRSSELDGPFRKYEPANIYWIKRVGRLDVVDIALGLSIAVGFSAYVISYHSDLQRQGLTDRETELYDAIGYYKQNKFYLGPLPPFGFLLYSFFSYEVQDMRMISLYFASATLSLFYWVLRRTNTSRILALFGVFSIAYLPLFRSEASSVTLETLQWLFFAMSFLFWQNVKCSKNLSRSWICHLAGLGISLGLAMSTKFIGLFTWIWIITLVLINFWNVMGDVNMTTCQLACYAVYKFFFLGLIPFAIFTSCYVYELNSWRNDSPEFSSYMSREFKTFLRGPHDYPKHLYYGSVITLRHLDSLGGYLHSHNFTYKGGSQEQQVTLIQLEYDHENEWIIEHSNPALNIGPRFRIVHDMAKIKLRHRSTGLLLRASSAKPPVTEQEYDLEVSCTGGYDYVGDSDETWLINAINGAVRDPIEPLNAILRFTNEGHKCQMIAHDIRLPDWGFNQQEVLCLEHATMNRALFQIDQVKPDPSRSTECTTYFGETKELFKYFKLIVELLKKQYKYNYYEKNYKQEGPIKPETWPVYISRDRYVDSIWCSSLISLLVFGIFEIIQAWRYNPWKDSSNNQESMNRKIYQDFGITCSIGWFLHFYPLLKSPHDNVEIVQYMPSLFMGLLSVFQTFTMSYHLHPLIFLCICCYIIFVIYY